In a single window of the Micromonospora sp. WMMD1155 genome:
- the xylB gene encoding xylulokinase, translating into MPLVAGVDSSTQSCKVVIRDAETGALLRQGRAAHPDGTEVDPEAWWQALRSAADEAGGLADVAAISVAGQQHGMVCLDEDGRVVRPALLWNDTRSADAAADLVEEAGGGAAGRRFWAEATGSVPVASFTLTKLRWLARHEPEQAARVAAVCLPHDWLTWRLAGTPGLGALRTDRGDASGTSYWSPATGEYRLDLLEQGFGRRLIVPEVLGPAESAGKLADDLGGPGGALLGAGTGDNAAAALGVGAGPGDVIVSIGTSGTVFSVADVPAGDESGAVAGFADASGRFLPLVATLNAARVLDAAAAMLGVSLDELADLALSAPAGAGGLVMVPYLEGERTPNRPLATGAMHGLTLRTSTPAHLARAAVEGMLCALADGLDALTAQGATARRVILVGGGARSAAVRRIAPQVFGCPVVVPPAGEYVADGAARQAAWVALGGPTPPVWAVEGTEEYAAEPVPAVREQYAAARGLVLDRR; encoded by the coding sequence ATGCCGTTGGTCGCGGGCGTCGACTCGTCCACCCAGTCCTGCAAGGTGGTCATCCGGGACGCGGAGACCGGTGCCCTGCTCCGGCAGGGTCGCGCCGCGCACCCGGATGGCACCGAGGTCGACCCGGAAGCCTGGTGGCAGGCGCTGCGTAGCGCCGCCGACGAGGCCGGCGGGTTGGCCGACGTGGCCGCGATCTCCGTCGCCGGCCAGCAACACGGCATGGTGTGCCTCGACGAGGACGGCCGGGTGGTGCGCCCGGCACTGCTGTGGAACGACACCCGGTCCGCCGACGCCGCCGCCGACCTCGTCGAAGAGGCCGGCGGCGGTGCGGCCGGGCGTCGGTTCTGGGCGGAGGCCACCGGCAGTGTGCCGGTGGCCAGCTTCACCCTCACGAAGCTGCGCTGGCTGGCCCGGCACGAGCCGGAGCAGGCCGCCCGGGTGGCCGCCGTGTGCCTGCCACACGACTGGCTGACCTGGCGGTTGGCCGGCACGCCGGGATTGGGCGCGCTGCGCACCGACCGGGGGGATGCCAGCGGCACCAGCTACTGGTCGCCGGCCACCGGCGAATACCGGCTGGACCTCTTGGAGCAGGGCTTCGGGCGGCGACTGATCGTTCCGGAGGTGCTCGGGCCGGCGGAGTCGGCGGGGAAGCTCGCCGACGATCTGGGTGGGCCGGGCGGCGCGTTGCTCGGCGCGGGCACCGGTGACAACGCCGCCGCCGCGCTCGGCGTCGGCGCCGGCCCGGGTGACGTGATCGTCTCCATCGGCACCTCCGGCACGGTGTTCAGCGTCGCCGACGTGCCGGCCGGCGACGAGAGCGGCGCGGTGGCGGGCTTCGCCGACGCGTCCGGTCGTTTCCTTCCGCTGGTCGCCACGCTCAACGCGGCCCGGGTGCTGGACGCGGCCGCCGCGATGCTCGGCGTCAGCCTGGACGAGCTGGCCGACCTGGCGCTCTCCGCACCGGCCGGGGCGGGCGGGCTGGTCATGGTGCCCTATCTGGAAGGGGAGCGGACCCCCAACCGTCCGCTCGCCACCGGAGCGATGCACGGCCTGACCCTGCGCACGTCGACCCCAGCGCACCTGGCCCGGGCCGCCGTGGAGGGGATGCTCTGCGCGCTCGCCGACGGTCTGGACGCGCTGACCGCACAGGGCGCCACCGCCCGCCGGGTCATCCTGGTCGGCGGCGGGGCCCGGTCCGCCGCGGTGCGTCGGATCGCGCCGCAGGTCTTCGGCTGCCCGGTCGTCGTCCCGCCGGCGGGGGAGTACGTCGCCGACGGGGCCGCCCGCCAGGCCGCCTGGGTCGCCCTGGGTGGTCCCACGCCGCCGGTCTGGGCGGTCGAGGGCACCGAGGAGTACGCGGCCGAGCCCGTCCCCGCCGTGCGTGAGCAGTACGCGGCGGCTCGCGGACTGGTTCTCGACCGGCGCTGA
- a CDS encoding MFS transporter gives MTVTSGGSGRCPHGRGGGPAHRLYSVVVFVLLASLDNVAIGLVPPLYGPISDAFDVSGRLLGLVTAVSFLVSAVAAVGWAYVGDRTNRKPLLMVGTLLWAAGTGGSALAGGYLTFFTGQLVAAVGLGAVGSVGFSVVTDLISPTRRGLVMSFWGLSQGVGTLAGTLVGGLLGATDWRRPFLILTGVGLVATVAYLFTYDIRRGQSEPELADRLDAGAEYDYRISRADLPRILARRTNRWLILQGLTAQAAFGSLVWLPVLFAERAEAQGYSTSTAVVVGSVFATLFQLGGVLSIVGGLVGDALQRRTPRGRALVAAIGILAALPFYLVLFFVPVTIDVPDGAGGGAVVGAVLASVFSEPSVGLSLLTAIVALALTSANSPNWFALIADVNPPEHRGTVYSLGNLVNGVGRAAGNGLVGVAFQALRAAFPPPLNFAVGLAAFQLFFIPTGVMYWLASRTSPTDIENVHDLLHTRADRL, from the coding sequence ATGACGGTGACCAGTGGCGGGTCTGGCCGATGCCCGCACGGCCGGGGCGGCGGCCCGGCGCACCGGTTGTACAGCGTCGTGGTGTTCGTGCTGCTCGCCTCACTGGACAACGTGGCGATCGGGCTGGTCCCGCCGCTGTACGGCCCGATCTCCGACGCGTTCGACGTGTCCGGGCGACTGCTCGGTCTGGTCACCGCCGTCAGCTTCCTGGTCAGCGCGGTGGCTGCGGTCGGCTGGGCGTACGTCGGCGACCGGACCAACCGCAAGCCCCTGCTCATGGTGGGCACGCTGCTGTGGGCGGCGGGCACCGGCGGCAGCGCCCTCGCCGGCGGCTACCTGACGTTCTTCACCGGGCAGTTGGTCGCCGCGGTCGGCCTGGGTGCGGTCGGCTCGGTCGGCTTCTCGGTGGTCACCGACCTGATCTCACCGACCCGGCGCGGGTTGGTGATGAGCTTCTGGGGGCTCTCCCAGGGGGTCGGCACCCTGGCGGGCACCCTCGTCGGAGGGCTGCTCGGTGCCACCGACTGGCGGCGGCCGTTCCTGATCCTGACCGGTGTCGGCCTGGTCGCCACCGTGGCGTACCTGTTCACGTACGACATCCGGCGCGGCCAGAGCGAGCCGGAGTTGGCCGACCGGCTGGACGCCGGCGCCGAGTACGACTACCGGATCAGTCGCGCCGACCTGCCGCGCATCCTGGCCCGACGTACCAACCGGTGGTTGATCCTGCAGGGCCTCACCGCGCAGGCCGCCTTCGGGTCCCTGGTGTGGTTGCCGGTGCTCTTCGCCGAACGGGCCGAGGCGCAGGGTTACTCGACGTCCACGGCGGTGGTGGTGGGCAGCGTCTTCGCCACGCTGTTCCAACTCGGCGGGGTGCTCTCCATCGTCGGTGGGCTGGTCGGTGACGCGCTGCAGCGGCGTACCCCGAGAGGCCGGGCCCTGGTCGCCGCGATCGGCATCCTCGCGGCGTTGCCGTTCTACCTGGTGTTGTTCTTCGTCCCGGTGACGATCGACGTGCCGGACGGCGCGGGCGGCGGCGCGGTCGTCGGCGCGGTGCTGGCCAGCGTGTTCTCCGAGCCGTCGGTGGGGCTGAGCCTGCTCACCGCGATCGTGGCGCTCGCGCTGACCTCGGCCAACTCGCCGAACTGGTTCGCGCTGATCGCCGACGTCAACCCACCGGAGCACCGGGGCACGGTCTACAGCCTGGGCAACCTGGTCAACGGGGTCGGTCGCGCGGCCGGCAACGGGCTGGTCGGGGTGGCGTTCCAGGCCCTGCGGGCGGCCTTCCCGCCGCCGTTGAACTTCGCCGTCGGGCTGGCCGCGTTCCAGCTCTTCTTCATTCCCACCGGTGTCATGTACTGGCTCGCGTCGCGAACCTCACCAACCGACATCGAGAACGTGCACGACCTCCTACACACCCGAGCCGACCGCCTTTGA
- a CDS encoding glycoside hydrolase family 13 protein, whose protein sequence is MNTDPTQQSPSGHPATGWWTEATIYQIYPRSFADSDGDGIGDLPGITARLDHLVELGVDAVWLSPFYPSPQADAGYDVADYRDVDPLFGSLADADKLIAEARSRGLRVIVDLVPNHTSSAHRWFQEALLTPPGSPERSRYVFRDGVGPAGEQPPNDWQSVFGGPAWTRTVDPDGRPGQWYLHLFDTGQPDLNWDNPEVHAEFLDVLRFWLDRGVDGFRVDVAHGLVKQADLADWQEPQEILSGNEIDKPRPPMWDQEGVHEIYRQWRQVLDSYPGERVLVAEAWVEPAERLARYVRPDEMHQAFNFEYLLAAWTAPAQYAVITRSLEATDSVGAPTTWVLSNHDVVRHASRLGLPISGGRPNGIGIGDPQPDAALGLRRARAATLLMLALPGSAYLYQGEELGLPEHTTLPDEARQDPTWARTGHTQRGRDGCRVPIPWEADAPSYGFGPTDASWLPQPSLWAEYALDRQRDVPGSTYELYRTALRLRRAHGLGRGTLEWLSSGDEVLTFRNGELTVLTNFGEAAVPVPAGAEVLTTSAPFDDDGAVPTDVTVWLRSA, encoded by the coding sequence CTGAACACCGATCCGACGCAGCAGAGCCCCTCCGGCCACCCGGCCACCGGCTGGTGGACCGAGGCGACCATCTACCAGATCTACCCCCGCTCGTTCGCCGACTCGGACGGTGACGGCATCGGTGACCTTCCCGGCATCACCGCCCGCCTCGACCACCTGGTCGAGCTGGGCGTGGACGCGGTGTGGCTCTCCCCGTTCTATCCGTCGCCGCAGGCCGACGCCGGCTACGACGTGGCTGACTACCGCGACGTCGACCCGCTGTTCGGAAGCCTCGCCGACGCGGACAAGCTGATCGCCGAGGCCCGGTCCCGCGGCCTGCGGGTGATCGTGGACCTGGTGCCGAACCACACCTCCTCGGCACACCGCTGGTTCCAGGAGGCCCTGCTCACCCCGCCCGGCAGCCCGGAACGGTCCCGGTACGTCTTCCGCGACGGCGTCGGCCCGGCCGGTGAGCAGCCGCCGAACGACTGGCAGAGCGTCTTCGGCGGCCCCGCCTGGACCCGCACCGTCGACCCGGACGGGCGGCCCGGCCAGTGGTACCTGCACCTGTTCGACACCGGCCAGCCGGACCTCAACTGGGACAACCCGGAGGTGCACGCGGAGTTCCTGGACGTGCTCCGGTTCTGGTTGGACCGTGGGGTGGACGGCTTCCGGGTCGACGTGGCGCACGGGCTGGTCAAGCAGGCCGACCTGGCCGACTGGCAGGAACCGCAGGAGATCCTCTCCGGCAACGAGATCGACAAGCCGCGCCCACCGATGTGGGACCAGGAGGGCGTGCACGAGATCTACCGGCAGTGGCGGCAGGTCCTGGACAGCTACCCCGGCGAGCGGGTGCTGGTCGCCGAGGCGTGGGTGGAGCCGGCCGAGCGGCTGGCCCGCTACGTCCGGCCGGACGAGATGCACCAGGCGTTCAACTTCGAGTACCTGCTCGCCGCGTGGACCGCACCCGCCCAGTACGCGGTGATCACCCGCTCGTTGGAGGCGACCGACTCGGTCGGCGCACCGACCACCTGGGTGCTGTCCAACCACGACGTGGTGCGGCACGCGTCCCGCCTCGGCCTGCCGATCAGCGGTGGCCGGCCCAACGGCATCGGCATCGGCGACCCGCAGCCGGACGCCGCGCTCGGCCTGCGCCGGGCCCGAGCGGCCACCCTGCTCATGCTCGCCCTGCCCGGCTCGGCGTACCTCTACCAGGGTGAGGAGCTGGGGCTACCCGAGCACACCACCCTGCCGGACGAGGCCCGCCAGGACCCGACCTGGGCGCGTACCGGGCACACCCAGCGCGGCCGGGACGGCTGCCGGGTGCCGATCCCGTGGGAGGCGGACGCCCCGTCGTACGGCTTCGGGCCCACCGACGCGAGTTGGCTGCCGCAACCGTCGCTCTGGGCGGAGTACGCGCTGGACCGCCAGCGCGACGTGCCCGGCTCGACGTACGAGCTGTACCGCACGGCGCTACGGCTGCGCCGCGCTCACGGGCTGGGTCGCGGCACCCTCGAATGGTTGTCCTCCGGCGACGAGGTGCTGACCTTCCGCAACGGTGAGCTGACCGTGTTGACCAACTTCGGTGAGGCCGCGGTGCCGGTCCCGGCCGGTGCCGAGGTGCTGACCACCAGCGCCCCGTTCGACGACGACGGCGCGGTCCCCACCGACGTCACGGTCTGGCTGCGCTCCGCCTGA